The DNA region CCAGTTGCACATCGTAACCCGAATAAAAGGGCGTATAACTTTTGTAATTATGAATCGCAATGATTAAAACCGGGGCCCACAGCAGCGATATGAAACGATAACCATAACGCATCGCTCCCCATAACATCACCGGGAGTAATAACGACATCGTATAGTTTGTACTGAAAATTGAACTATTTTCATTCAATGGCATACACAGCAAAGACATTAATGCAAACAATACCAACAGCCAAATAATGAGCTCTTTTTGTGAGGCCTTGGCATCAAATTGTAATTTTAACTGTGAATAATAGCTGCGCAAATGCAACGGATTACGAATAACACGAATAATAAAATAGAAAAGCGGTACACCAATCAAGTTTCCCACCAGAATGCCCTGGTAGTTTATTAATGCGTTGATGTTAAACGGTGTTACCCCCATTAAGCTCAGTTTACTTTCATACATCCCCACAAAGGCAGCAAACTGGAAAAGCACCAGAAAAAGCGTCGCAGGACAAAAAACCTGCCAAAAAATGCGCGGGAAAACCAGATGCGCCTCACCATGAGAAATATTATTACGCCGGGGCGTAAAGACGCGGTAACCGCCCCAACTGAGCACGATAGCAATAAGAAAATGCACAATAATAGGTAGCGTTTCCGCCAACCCAACCTGAGGATATTTGCGAATAAAAATCGCCAGAATAATTCCGGGTAATGCAGCCCAACCGAAAAAAATCATCAGGCTCATCATGAGCGATAACGGTAAAAAGAAAAGGATAACGTCCCCGGTAGCCACATGCGCATAGGTATTCATTTGGCTCACAAGCGGTAAAAACAGGGAAGGTAAAATCAGAGGAAGTCCCCACCACTTATCTCTGATTGCAATATAACGTTTATTCAGTCGCATAGATGCTCAGCGGAACCCCCAAAATCCTGACGGGGGTGTATCAGACAGGCATCCCACCTGACGTCAAATTAAGATGAAAAATTCACCATACATGTCGCACCGATTTTAGTTATCAATAGAAAGTAAATTTTGACGTATATCAAATAATTTAGTCCCCATTAATCAATTATTACCTTTATTTCACTGCGTTATCATTTTCACATTATTAATGCAAATAATGTAATTAATTTCCATAACACCAGAATATGAATCAACTGACGCAATTTTACATAATCAGTAATTGACCCGTCCGACACAGTATGCCTTAATGTACTCATCGCCCGAATGGGCATCCCTTAAGGAACCTTTTGTGAGTCAGGCAACCAGTATGCGAAGACGACATCGATTTAACAGTCGCATGACCCGTATCGTATTGCTTATCAGCTTTATCTTCTTTTTTGGACGCTTTGTCTACTCTTCTATCGGTGCCTGGCATCATCATCAGGACAAAAAAGACGCGCAACAGTCCAGCCTCTCTGTCGAAACGCCTGCTCAACGTTAATCCTTTTATTCCAGACAGACGTCATTTGGTATTCTCTGTGCCCGGATAAAACAAAAAACCCCCTGTATAAACAGAGGGTTTTGTCGACTACGCGTCAGCGACGTGGAGGGATATTTACTCCCATTCGATCGTGGCGGGCGGCTTACCGCTGATATCATACACGACGCGTGAAATACCATTCACTTCGTTGATGATTCGGTTAGATACGCGGCCCAGGAAGTCATACGGCAGGTGCGCCCAGTGTGCAGTCATAAAGTCGATAGTTTCGACCGCACGCAGAGA from Citrobacter amalonaticus Y19 includes:
- a CDS encoding YfgG family protein — encoded protein: MSQATSMRRRHRFNSRMTRIVLLISFIFFFGRFVYSSIGAWHHHQDKKDAQQSSLSVETPAQR